Within Magnetococcales bacterium, the genomic segment CGCCTTGATGTCGGCGATATCGGTATCATGTTTGGCAACAGCTTCGGCAGCGCTACGGGCTTTGGTATCATCCGCTCCTGCTGATATCAACGCATCGTAAACTTCTAAAATCATCGTGGTCATGTCTGAGTCTCCGTCCTGGAC encodes:
- a CDS encoding integrase; its protein translation is MTTMILEVYDALISAGADDTKARSAAEAVAKHDTDIADIKARLVVIQWAVGYLVAAITALVIKAFS